A genomic region of Nitrospirota bacterium contains the following coding sequences:
- a CDS encoding Crp/Fnr family transcriptional regulator codes for MDTASKIEHLKRMELFSSLSTEDLLHVGDKIFVKQYKKNDTILFKGDTNNNIYIIFDGEVKVSQSTEDGKEVILFIHQSGEIFGETSWGGRGNNPSLIAATKDTLCAVISMNELYSIMLNNNDILERLINILSSRLCQSWELIQMLNSNHAPHRIKTLLIMLAKRYEKNAREETILNIRLTHQSIANMTGLTRETVTRVIDVWLRKGEISTKNKFIQLNPAFLQSN; via the coding sequence ATGGACACGGCAAGTAAAATAGAACATTTAAAGCGAATGGAACTTTTTTCTTCATTAAGTACTGAAGATTTGCTTCATGTAGGAGATAAGATTTTTGTAAAGCAATATAAAAAGAATGACACAATCCTTTTTAAAGGGGATACTAATAATAACATCTATATTATTTTTGACGGAGAGGTGAAGGTTTCCCAGTCAACAGAAGACGGAAAGGAGGTAATCCTGTTTATCCATCAGTCTGGTGAAATCTTTGGAGAAACGTCTTGGGGTGGCAGAGGGAATAATCCTTCTTTAATAGCAGCTACAAAAGATACCCTTTGTGCCGTTATCTCAATGAATGAACTCTATTCAATCATGTTAAATAATAATGACATCTTAGAAAGACTGATAAACATATTATCATCCAGGCTATGTCAGTCATGGGAGCTTATACAGATGTTAAATTCTAATCATGCCCCGCACAGAATAAAGACATTACTAATTATGCTGGCGAAACGGTACGAAAAAAATGCACGGGAAGAAACAATATTAAACATAAGATTAACACATCAGAGTATTGCAAACATGACAGGATTAACACGAGAGACAGTAACGAGGGTAATTGATGTGTGGCTAAGGAAGGGAGAGATTTCAACCAAAAATAAATTTATCCAATTAAACCCTGCCTTCTTGCAGAGTAATTAA
- the xrt gene encoding exosortase: MNKRTLLLIVFSIVVFIAFYSPLRELWVLSSDDELYSHIFLIPIISAYFIYLKRRELFQNVSYSFSAGLGVLITGSLFYMTGLSQGFRLTQNDYLSLMTFSAVLTWTGGFILLYGIESVKTNLFPFLFLFFMVPIPGLIVERVIHFLQIASTEVSYGLFNLTGIPILRDGFIFHLPGLSIEVAEQCSGIRSSIALLITSIMAGQLFLKSAGRRIVLALVIIPITILKNGLRIVTLSLLGVYVDQDILSSSLHRKGGIPFFFLSLIFLGAILWLLKRPERKTMNV, encoded by the coding sequence ATGAACAAAAGGACGCTCTTATTAATAGTCTTCAGCATTGTAGTTTTTATTGCTTTCTATTCCCCATTGAGGGAACTCTGGGTTCTGTCATCTGATGATGAGTTATATTCGCACATCTTTCTGATTCCAATCATAAGTGCCTACTTCATTTATTTGAAGAGGAGGGAACTATTTCAAAATGTATCATATTCTTTCAGCGCAGGGTTAGGTGTACTAATTACCGGAAGTCTGTTTTATATGACTGGATTGAGTCAGGGATTCAGGCTTACGCAGAATGATTATCTCTCTCTTATGACTTTTTCCGCCGTTTTAACATGGACAGGTGGTTTTATCCTGCTATATGGCATAGAGTCTGTTAAGACTAATTTATTTCCCTTTTTGTTCCTTTTTTTTATGGTCCCCATACCAGGTTTGATCGTCGAAAGAGTTATCCATTTTTTACAAATTGCTTCTACAGAGGTTTCCTATGGATTGTTTAATCTGACAGGTATACCAATATTACGAGACGGTTTTATTTTCCATCTGCCTGGTCTCAGCATTGAGGTCGCAGAGCAGTGCAGCGGCATACGCTCAAGTATTGCATTGTTAATTACCAGTATTATGGCCGGGCAACTCTTCCTGAAGAGCGCAGGGAGAAGAATTGTTCTGGCCCTGGTTATTATCCCTATCACAATCCTGAAGAATGGACTGAGGATCGTAACCCTTTCTCTGTTGGGGGTTTATGTGGACCAGGATATACTCTCAAGTTCATTACATAGAAAAGGCGGGATACCGTTCTTCTTTTTATCTTTGATATTTTTAGGCGCAATACTCTGGCTGCTTAAGAGACCTGAAAGGAAGACCATGAATGTTTGA
- a CDS encoding glycoside hydrolase family 99-like domain-containing protein: MEKKGVAEEVEKGIEGQSVGKEKNKLASLARVIALYLPQFHPIPENDEWWGKGFTEWTNTAKAKPMFHGHYQPHTPADLGFYDLRLPETRIAQAEMAREYGIEAFCYYHYWFAGKRVLERPFAEVLESGEPDFPFCLCWANQTWTGIWHGTPNRVLIEQTYPGYDDYRNHFDLLLRAFTDRRYVTVDGKPLFLIYEPLDIPEVKKMTELWRKWAEESGLKGLYLVGYSWGRSFAAQEYGFDGTLMERFHFRKRKFFRRRPITMLMRKIGLKMGKPIVYSYKKILPELLENKIFNEREYPCVIPNWDNTPRSGKNGLVLHGSTPELFRIHFRNALKIIQNFPPEHKIIFVKSWNEWAEGNHLEPDLKFGRGYLQVLKEEIENSGI; this comes from the coding sequence ATGGAAAAGAAAGGTGTAGCAGAGGAAGTGGAAAAAGGAATTGAAGGGCAGTCTGTTGGCAAAGAGAAAAATAAATTGGCGTCGCTGGCAAGGGTAATTGCTTTGTATCTTCCTCAGTTCCACCCGATCCCGGAGAACGATGAGTGGTGGGGTAAGGGGTTTACTGAATGGACTAATACGGCAAAGGCCAAGCCGATGTTCCATGGCCATTACCAGCCCCATACTCCTGCCGATCTCGGTTTTTACGATTTACGTCTCCCTGAGACAAGAATTGCGCAAGCGGAGATGGCCAGGGAATACGGAATAGAGGCGTTCTGTTATTATCATTATTGGTTTGCCGGGAAGAGGGTATTGGAAAGACCATTTGCCGAGGTGCTCGAATCTGGTGAGCCTGATTTCCCATTCTGCCTCTGTTGGGCTAATCAGACATGGACAGGAATTTGGCACGGTACACCAAACAGGGTTCTTATAGAACAGACCTATCCCGGATATGATGATTACAGAAATCATTTTGATCTCTTATTACGGGCATTTACCGATAGACGCTATGTTACCGTTGATGGCAAACCACTCTTCTTGATTTATGAGCCACTTGATATACCCGAGGTTAAGAAGATGACAGAACTGTGGCGGAAATGGGCGGAAGAGTCAGGGTTAAAGGGTTTGTACCTCGTAGGCTATTCATGGGGCCGCTCTTTTGCAGCTCAGGAATACGGATTCGATGGTACCTTGATGGAGCGCTTTCATTTTAGGAAAAGAAAGTTTTTCAGGAGAAGACCCATTACAATGCTGATGAGAAAAATTGGACTTAAAATGGGCAAACCAATCGTCTACTCTTATAAAAAAATTCTTCCTGAATTACTGGAAAACAAGATTTTCAATGAGAGAGAATATCCGTGCGTCATTCCGAACTGGGATAACACCCCGAGAAGCGGAAAAAATGGTCTGGTTCTCCATGGATCTACTCCGGAATTATTCAGGATTCATTTTAGAAATGCCTTGAAGATTATTCAGAATTTTCCACCTGAACATAAGATAATCTTTGTGAAATCCTGGAATGAATGGGCTGAAGGCAATCATTTAGAGCCTGATCTTAAATTTGGAAGAGGATATTTACAGGTTCTCAAGGAAGAGATAGAAAACTCAGGTATATGA
- a CDS encoding glycosyltransferase, producing the protein MGESLIQQARSNPRDERIASLLFRDYEVSNEHDETYILTYLQLKWLYSNNKWKYLNEIANFYLNAGKNRISYMCLISSLDLNPIQPDIFKLAESLRERSGPKKADGLKEDKLTISVIMPTYNRTAGIRESIRSVLNQSFKDFELIIVNDGGTDEVKTVIDSFCSEKIKYYKLDHNKGLAGALNEGIMRAEGKYIAYLDDDDIYYPEHLGTLLDFIGKRPDCDVVYSNAWWCFGEVKDDVFVEKTRKLLGRRPNRFDRDLLLSNNYISTLNILHRKTCFGISGLFNEDLEKVMDWELWLRFSLKHNFYQHKGITGEYRFKGNNMSTVDELSMTFLWKMIRRYYETINGKVVFLQHYQRNNQKEKAAAIYDDMLSHYDRYALAAKKELFDISKEFPYWKNRNLFVNLPLDYFNYKARRLLRLISLKFRKEDLYC; encoded by the coding sequence ATGGGTGAATCATTAATTCAACAGGCGCGATCTAATCCTCGTGATGAACGCATCGCGAGCCTTCTATTTCGTGATTATGAAGTATCGAATGAACATGACGAAACCTATATACTTACATATCTTCAGTTAAAATGGCTCTATTCAAATAATAAGTGGAAATATTTGAATGAGATTGCAAATTTCTATTTGAATGCCGGGAAAAACAGAATTTCTTATATGTGTTTGATCTCCTCATTAGACCTCAATCCAATCCAGCCGGATATATTTAAGCTGGCGGAATCATTAAGGGAGCGTTCTGGCCCTAAAAAGGCAGATGGGTTGAAAGAAGATAAGCTTACAATTTCTGTGATTATGCCAACCTACAATCGAACTGCAGGGATAAGAGAGAGCATAAGGAGCGTATTAAATCAGAGTTTTAAGGACTTCGAGCTGATAATAGTGAACGATGGGGGAACGGACGAAGTGAAAACGGTTATTGATTCATTTTGTTCTGAAAAGATCAAATATTACAAGCTTGACCACAATAAGGGGTTGGCTGGTGCATTGAATGAAGGAATTATGAGGGCAGAGGGTAAATATATAGCGTACCTGGATGATGATGATATTTATTATCCGGAACATCTTGGAACCTTGTTGGATTTTATAGGGAAACGGCCTGACTGCGACGTAGTATACTCGAATGCGTGGTGGTGTTTCGGGGAGGTCAAGGACGATGTATTTGTGGAAAAAACGAGAAAGTTATTGGGTAGAAGACCGAACAGGTTTGACAGGGACCTGTTATTGTCGAACAATTATATTTCGACTCTTAATATATTGCACCGGAAGACATGTTTCGGTATTTCAGGACTCTTTAATGAAGACCTGGAAAAGGTTATGGATTGGGAATTGTGGCTTCGGTTTTCACTTAAGCATAATTTTTATCAGCACAAAGGCATTACGGGAGAATACAGATTTAAAGGAAATAATATGTCCACCGTTGATGAATTGTCTATGACGTTTTTATGGAAGATGATTCGCAGGTATTATGAGACTATTAATGGAAAGGTAGTGTTTCTGCAGCATTATCAAAGAAATAATCAAAAAGAAAAGGCAGCCGCTATTTATGACGATATGCTTTCGCATTATGACCGCTATGCACTTGCCGCTAAGAAAGAATTGTTTGATATTTCGAAAGAGTTTCCGTATTGGAAAAACAGGAATCTCTTTGTAAATTTACCTCTGGATTATTTCAATTATAAGGCGAGGCGCTTGTTAAGATTAATCTCACTTAAGTTCAGGAAGGAAGATTTATATTGCTAA